In one window of Prevotella sp. E13-17 DNA:
- the coaBC gene encoding bifunctional phosphopantothenoylcysteine decarboxylase/phosphopantothenate--cysteine ligase CoaBC, producing MLQGKKIVLGITGSIAAYKSCLIIRELVKRGAEVQVVITPAGKEFITPITLSALTQKPVVSEFFSQRDGTWNSHVKLGLWADAMLIAPCTASTLGKMAHGVADNMLITTYLSMKAPVFVAPAMDLDMYAHPTTQQNMQMLKGFGNHIIEPQSGFLASGLEGKGRMEEPEKIVAYLERYFAGASATADAADLTGQKILITAGPTYEKIDPVRFIGNYSSGKMGYALAEECARRGAKVTLVSGPVSIKASHPRIQVVSVESCVEMFEAATAVFPSCQAAILCAAVADFRPAEVAAQKIKRVGQTMDIHLVPNPDIAAHLGQMKQPGQVLVGFALETNDEQQNAHHKLEKKNLDFIVLNSLRNAGTCFQSDDNQISIISRTGQHDYERKPKQAVAHDIIDELSRRIH from the coding sequence ATGTTACAAGGAAAGAAAATCGTATTGGGCATCACGGGCTCTATTGCAGCCTATAAGTCGTGTCTCATCATCCGCGAACTGGTGAAGCGGGGTGCTGAGGTTCAGGTGGTTATCACACCTGCCGGCAAGGAGTTCATCACGCCCATCACACTGTCGGCACTGACCCAGAAACCTGTGGTCAGCGAGTTCTTCTCTCAGCGCGACGGCACGTGGAACTCGCATGTCAAACTGGGACTGTGGGCCGACGCCATGCTCATTGCACCCTGCACCGCTTCTACGCTGGGCAAGATGGCTCACGGTGTGGCCGACAATATGCTGATCACGACCTATCTGTCCATGAAGGCGCCTGTGTTCGTAGCACCGGCCATGGACCTCGACATGTATGCCCATCCCACCACACAGCAGAACATGCAAATGCTCAAGGGCTTCGGCAATCACATCATTGAGCCCCAGAGTGGTTTCCTGGCTTCCGGACTTGAAGGTAAGGGGCGCATGGAGGAGCCAGAAAAGATCGTGGCCTACTTGGAGCGCTACTTTGCGGGAGCATCCGCAACTGCTGACGCTGCCGACCTGACAGGTCAGAAGATACTCATCACGGCGGGTCCTACCTACGAGAAGATTGACCCAGTGCGTTTCATCGGCAACTACTCCAGTGGCAAGATGGGCTATGCCCTGGCCGAAGAGTGTGCCCGTCGTGGTGCCAAGGTGACCCTCGTGTCGGGCCCCGTGTCTATCAAGGCATCCCATCCCCGCATTCAGGTGGTGTCGGTAGAGAGTTGTGTTGAGATGTTCGAGGCTGCCACAGCAGTCTTCCCTTCGTGTCAGGCAGCCATCCTTTGTGCTGCCGTTGCCGACTTCCGTCCGGCTGAGGTGGCTGCGCAGAAAATCAAGCGGGTGGGGCAGACCATGGACATTCATCTGGTGCCCAACCCCGACATCGCTGCCCATCTGGGGCAGATGAAGCAGCCAGGTCAGGTGCTTGTGGGCTTTGCTCTCGAGACTAACGACGAGCAGCAGAATGCCCATCATAAGCTGGAGAAGAAGAACCTGGACTTCATTGTTCTCAACTCGCTGCGCAACGCTGGCACCTGTTTTCAGAGCGACGACAACCAGATCAGCATCATCTCTCGCACGGGTCAGCACGACTACGAGCGCAAACCCAAACAGGCCGTTGCTCACGATATCATCGATGAGCTCAGCCGACGCATTCACTAA
- the dnaN gene encoding DNA polymerase III subunit beta, whose translation MRFTISSTALSSRLVALSRVINSKNSLPILGDFLFEIVEGKLNLTASDSEVMMKTSLDLVETDGDGRFCVGNHDLLEAVKGISEQPITFDVNQTEKLAKISYQNGIFSLPVEDADEFPQAQEVGDSATTITIPTSLLAENINRSIFATAQDELRPVMNGIYFDLTPDCLAVVASDGHKLVRNKILTISSDQPASFILPKKPASLLKNVLGKQGGDVVIRFDERNAEINFEEGVILCRLIEGRYPNYNSVIPQSNPNQLTIDRLGLLAALRRVQPFSNESSNLIRFHVENGVLQLDAEDYDFSKTATEKMSCDYNGMAMSIGFKGSSFIEILNNFDCEQVIIQLADPSRAGLVIPSEQPENQDVLMLMMPMLIND comes from the coding sequence ATGAGATTTACCATATCAAGTACAGCATTGAGCAGCCGACTGGTGGCTCTTTCAAGAGTAATCAATAGTAAAAACTCATTGCCTATCCTAGGCGATTTCCTCTTCGAGATTGTCGAGGGAAAACTGAACCTCACAGCATCAGATAGCGAGGTGATGATGAAGACCAGTCTCGACCTGGTTGAGACCGATGGTGACGGTCGCTTCTGCGTGGGCAACCACGACCTGCTTGAGGCCGTCAAGGGTATCTCTGAGCAACCCATCACTTTCGATGTTAACCAAACCGAGAAGCTGGCTAAGATAAGCTATCAGAACGGCATATTCTCACTGCCCGTCGAGGATGCCGACGAGTTCCCACAGGCACAAGAGGTAGGCGACAGCGCCACCACCATCACTATACCCACATCTCTGTTGGCCGAAAATATCAACCGCTCAATCTTCGCTACAGCCCAGGACGAGCTGCGCCCCGTGATGAACGGCATCTACTTCGACCTCACACCCGACTGTTTGGCAGTGGTTGCCAGCGATGGCCACAAGTTGGTACGCAACAAAATTCTGACTATCAGCAGCGACCAGCCCGCGTCTTTCATACTGCCAAAGAAGCCCGCTTCGCTCTTGAAGAACGTGCTGGGCAAGCAGGGTGGCGACGTGGTCATCCGCTTCGACGAGCGCAATGCAGAGATTAACTTTGAAGAGGGCGTTATCCTGTGCCGTCTCATTGAGGGTCGTTATCCCAACTACAATTCTGTCATCCCTCAGAGCAACCCCAACCAGCTCACCATCGACCGTCTGGGATTGCTGGCTGCTCTGCGCCGCGTGCAGCCCTTCTCTAACGAGTCAAGCAATCTCATCCGCTTCCATGTGGAGAATGGTGTGCTGCAGCTCGATGCCGAGGACTACGACTTCTCTAAGACTGCCACAGAGAAGATGTCGTGCGACTACAATGGCATGGCCATGAGCATCGGCTTCAAGGGCTCTTCGTTCATCGAGATTCTGAACAACTTCGACTGCGAACAGGTCATCATTCAGTTGGCTGACCCCAGCCGCGCTGGTTTGGTCATTCCTTCTGAACAGCCCGAGAATCAGGATGTACTGATGCTCATGATGCCCATGCTGATTAACGATTGA
- a CDS encoding 3'-5' exonuclease, with amino-acid sequence MKLNLNKPLVVFDLETTGLDLVKDRIIQISFIKVMPNGEEERGDYLINPECHILPVITELTGISDDDVKDKPTFKQVAKTLSDKFVGCDFAGFNSNHFDIPLLAEEFLRAGIDFDFSKCRLIDACNIFKKLERRNLASAYKFYCGHRMEDDFEAHRADQDTEATYRVLMGQLDYYTEEKQRQLGEDPEGRVLTNDMDCLAAFSKTNNNVDFAGRIVWAEAKDSHGNTIYDKDGNPVLVECFNFGKYKGRTVVDVLQHDPGYYSWIMGGDFTYNTKQVLTRIRMREI; translated from the coding sequence ATGAAACTGAACTTAAATAAACCACTGGTCGTCTTCGATTTGGAGACGACCGGTCTTGATTTAGTCAAGGACCGCATCATCCAAATCTCTTTTATCAAGGTGATGCCCAATGGCGAAGAGGAACGTGGCGACTATCTGATCAACCCCGAGTGCCACATTCTGCCTGTCATTACCGAACTGACTGGCATCTCCGACGATGACGTGAAAGACAAACCCACCTTCAAGCAGGTGGCCAAGACACTGAGCGACAAGTTCGTGGGATGCGACTTTGCTGGTTTCAATTCTAATCATTTCGATATTCCTCTGTTGGCTGAGGAGTTTCTGCGTGCTGGCATTGACTTCGACTTCTCTAAGTGTCGTCTCATCGATGCTTGCAACATCTTCAAGAAGTTGGAGCGCCGCAACCTCGCCTCTGCCTATAAGTTCTATTGCGGTCACCGCATGGAAGACGACTTTGAGGCGCATCGTGCCGACCAAGACACCGAGGCCACCTATCGCGTGTTGATGGGACAGCTCGACTACTATACCGAAGAGAAGCAGCGTCAGTTGGGCGAAGACCCTGAGGGACGCGTGCTTACCAACGATATGGACTGTCTGGCAGCATTCTCAAAGACAAACAATAATGTCGATTTCGCTGGTCGTATCGTCTGGGCCGAGGCTAAGGATAGTCATGGCAATACGATCTATGACAAGGACGGCAACCCTGTGCTTGTGGAGTGCTTCAACTTCGGTAAGTACAAAGGACGCACCGTTGTTGATGTGCTGCAACACGATCCCGGCTACTACTCTTGGATCATGGGCGGCGACTTCACCTATAACACCAAACAGGTACTCACGCGCATACGTATGCGTGAAATTTAA
- a CDS encoding putative 2-dehydropantoate 2-reductase: MKYAIIGTGAIGGYYGAKLAHSGQDTHFLLHSDYQFVCQHGLQVHSCDGSFHLPRVNVYQCTADMPQVDVVIVGLKTTNNHMLAELLPPLLHEKTVVVLIQNGVGVEQDVEQALPGIQLVAGLAFICSAKTEPGVVNHQCYGQINFGNYSCRDTQLFNALVEDFRAAGITAGVVDYAEARWRKAVWNMPFNGMTVALNTQTDCLLKNASTRALIRDLMMEVISVPKALGIHTIGEDFVEKMIRMTDEMTPYSPSMKLDFDFHRPMEIQYLYTRPIQIAHEAGVRLPKLEMLEAELRFIDSIR, translated from the coding sequence ATGAAATATGCAATCATAGGAACTGGGGCCATTGGTGGTTACTATGGTGCCAAGTTGGCACATAGCGGACAAGACACCCACTTCCTGCTACATAGCGACTACCAGTTCGTTTGCCAGCATGGCTTGCAGGTTCATTCCTGCGATGGCTCGTTCCATCTGCCACGGGTGAATGTGTATCAGTGCACGGCAGACATGCCTCAGGTCGATGTGGTCATCGTGGGACTCAAGACCACCAATAACCACATGCTCGCTGAGCTGTTGCCACCGTTGCTCCACGAAAAGACGGTCGTCGTGCTCATCCAGAACGGTGTCGGCGTGGAACAAGATGTCGAACAAGCCCTTCCCGGCATTCAACTCGTGGCAGGCTTGGCGTTTATCTGTTCTGCCAAGACCGAACCGGGGGTGGTCAACCACCAGTGCTATGGGCAAATCAATTTCGGCAACTATTCTTGTCGCGACACCCAACTGTTCAATGCCTTGGTCGAAGATTTTCGTGCGGCAGGCATCACCGCAGGAGTGGTGGACTATGCCGAGGCCCGATGGCGCAAGGCTGTATGGAACATGCCGTTCAATGGTATGACGGTGGCACTCAACACGCAGACAGACTGTCTGTTGAAGAACGCCTCCACACGTGCCCTTATCCGTGACCTGATGATGGAGGTCATCAGTGTGCCCAAGGCGCTGGGCATCCATACCATTGGCGAAGATTTCGTCGAGAAAATGATTAGAATGACCGACGAAATGACGCCCTATTCGCCATCAATGAAGCTTGATTTCGACTTCCATCGCCCCATGGAAATCCAGTATCTCTACACGCGCCCCATCCAGATTGCCCACGAGGCGGGTGTCCGACTGCCAAAGTTGGAAATGCTCGAGGCAGAACTGCGTTTCATCGACTCAATACGATAG
- a CDS encoding DUF3127 domain-containing protein, translating into MDLTGKVIAILQANSGVSARTGNSWMSQEYVIEVPGQYPRKMMFRVFGEDRIKQFNIQAGEEITVQFDIDAHEYNGRWFNEIRAYNVMRGVGGQIPAATPFAPQAAPAANSAATAPFPPAQEPTGEGTADDLPF; encoded by the coding sequence ATGGATTTAACAGGAAAAGTGATCGCCATCCTTCAGGCAAATAGTGGCGTTTCTGCTCGCACAGGTAACTCATGGATGAGTCAGGAGTACGTCATTGAAGTTCCCGGACAGTACCCACGCAAGATGATGTTCCGCGTGTTTGGCGAGGATCGCATCAAGCAGTTTAACATTCAGGCCGGCGAGGAGATTACCGTGCAGTTTGATATTGATGCACATGAGTATAACGGCCGATGGTTTAACGAGATACGTGCATACAACGTGATGCGCGGTGTCGGCGGTCAGATACCTGCTGCCACCCCATTTGCTCCTCAGGCTGCGCCTGCAGCCAACTCGGCAGCCACAGCTCCATTCCCTCCTGCACAAGAGCCTACAGGCGAAGGTACAGCAGACGATCTGCCCTTCTGA